In a genomic window of Aggregatimonas sangjinii:
- a CDS encoding WxcM-like domain-containing protein: MMSFQFIKGNVFKDARGSLRFFNTFNMGDIIRMYEIVPSDAEFTRGWQAHKYETKWFYCSQGSFQINVVKIDDFQNPSVKLVPTAFRLSEKEPVILEVIGGAATAIKATESDSKLTVFSNFTLEESKKDDFRYDLKTWQLQ; the protein is encoded by the coding sequence ATGATGTCTTTTCAATTTATAAAAGGTAATGTTTTTAAGGATGCAAGGGGAAGTCTGAGATTTTTCAACACCTTTAACATGGGTGACATTATCAGAATGTATGAAATTGTTCCAAGTGATGCTGAATTTACAAGAGGATGGCAAGCCCATAAGTACGAAACAAAATGGTTTTATTGTAGTCAGGGAAGTTTTCAAATTAATGTTGTGAAGATAGACGATTTTCAAAATCCGTCGGTAAAATTGGTGCCCACGGCGTTTCGATTGTCCGAGAAAGAACCGGTAATTTTGGAGGTTATCGGAGGTGCTGCCACAGCTATTAAAGCTACCGAATCAGATTCTAAACTAACGGTTTTCTCAAACTTCACCTTGGAAGAATCTAAAAAGGACGATTTTCGTTATGACTTAAAAACTTGGCAACTACAATAA
- a CDS encoding NAD-dependent epimerase/dehydratase family protein has product MVKKIGITGQEGFLGRHLYNTLGLHTAWEIVPFKRSFFKDPKKLGDFVSQCDIIVHLAAMNRHEDPEVIYNTNVELVEVLIAACVHTGSKPHILFSSSTQEESNSRYGKSKKEGKELFINWAKHRNGKFTSLRIPNVFGPFGKPNYNSVVATFCHKIVRNEIPTVIQDNEVGLIYVNDLIQHFVNTISETSASEKIGSNSFELTIAPDYHIKVSKLLSLLNTFKKDYMEKGIFPNLANSFEKALFNTFRCYIPQNHYPVKYTQHTDPRGSFVEIARTQTSGQFSFSTTVPGITRGNHFHTRKAERFAVIKGKALIQLRKVDSEEIIDYYLDGEEPAYVDMPIWYTHNIKNIGDDELLTLFWINEPYNPDDADTFFVEV; this is encoded by the coding sequence ATGGTAAAAAAAATAGGAATCACTGGTCAGGAAGGCTTTTTGGGTAGGCATTTGTACAATACACTTGGCTTGCATACCGCATGGGAAATCGTTCCCTTTAAACGTTCTTTCTTTAAAGACCCCAAAAAACTTGGTGATTTTGTATCCCAATGCGATATAATTGTCCACTTGGCGGCCATGAACCGACACGAAGATCCCGAGGTAATCTACAATACGAATGTTGAATTGGTCGAGGTCTTAATCGCTGCTTGCGTACATACCGGCTCCAAACCACATATTCTGTTCTCAAGCTCGACTCAGGAGGAGAGCAACAGTCGCTATGGCAAGTCTAAAAAAGAGGGTAAAGAGCTTTTTATAAATTGGGCTAAGCACCGTAATGGCAAATTTACAAGTCTAAGGATACCCAATGTTTTTGGTCCTTTTGGAAAACCGAACTACAACTCTGTGGTTGCCACCTTTTGTCACAAAATAGTCAGAAACGAAATACCTACGGTTATTCAGGATAATGAGGTGGGTCTCATCTATGTAAACGATTTGATACAACATTTCGTCAATACGATTAGCGAAACTTCTGCTTCAGAAAAAATAGGTTCAAATAGCTTTGAATTAACTATTGCACCGGATTACCACATCAAAGTATCTAAACTCCTTTCTTTACTGAATACCTTTAAGAAGGATTATATGGAAAAAGGGATTTTTCCCAACTTGGCAAATTCCTTTGAAAAAGCCTTGTTCAATACTTTTCGTTGTTATATTCCCCAAAATCACTACCCCGTCAAATACACCCAGCATACCGATCCTCGAGGGAGTTTTGTAGAAATCGCCCGTACCCAAACCAGTGGTCAGTTTTCATTTTCGACCACAGTACCGGGCATTACACGTGGGAACCACTTCCATACGCGAAAAGCAGAGCGGTTTGCCGTGATTAAAGGAAAGGCACTGATCCAGTTGCGAAAAGTAGATTCGGAAGAGATTATTGATTACTATTTGGATGGGGAAGAACCAGCTTATGTAGATATGCCTATTTGGTATACCCATAACATAAAGAACATTGGGGATGATGAATTGTTAACACTTTTTTGGATCAACGAACCTTACAACCCGGATGATGCGGATACCTTTTTCGTAGAAGTATAA
- the wecB gene encoding non-hydrolyzing UDP-N-acetylglucosamine 2-epimerase — protein sequence MQKLKVMTVVGTRPEIIRLACVLKALDASEAINHTLVHTGQNYDYELNEIFFEDMGIRKPDYFLNAAGSGAAETIGNILILIDPLLKELSPDAFLVLGDTNSCLCAIPAKKRKIPVFHMEAGNRCFDQRVPEETNRKIVDHIADINLTYSDIAREYLLREGLSPDRVIKTGSPMFEVLNEQKVKIEGSEVLKRLKLNKNKYFLVSSHREENIGNLKNFNGLIESLNLIAEKYNYPVIVSTHPRTRKMLDSKNVKTHPLIQFLKPLGFSDYNALQCNSFAVLSDSGTISEESSILNFHALNIREAHERPEAMEEASVMMVGLNPERILQGLAALKIQKRNGDRNFRQVDDYSMPNVSEKVVRIIISYVDYINRTVWSKV from the coding sequence TTGCAAAAACTCAAAGTAATGACCGTGGTTGGGACCAGACCCGAAATTATTCGGTTGGCATGTGTTTTAAAAGCCCTAGATGCAAGTGAAGCCATAAATCATACGCTTGTTCATACTGGCCAAAACTATGATTATGAGCTCAACGAGATTTTTTTTGAGGATATGGGCATTCGCAAACCCGATTATTTTCTGAATGCCGCAGGCAGCGGAGCTGCGGAGACCATTGGCAACATTCTGATTCTTATCGACCCTCTTCTTAAAGAACTTAGCCCTGATGCATTTTTGGTTTTAGGTGACACCAATAGTTGTCTCTGTGCAATACCTGCCAAAAAAAGAAAAATCCCGGTTTTTCATATGGAAGCAGGAAACCGATGTTTTGACCAACGTGTACCCGAGGAAACCAATAGGAAAATTGTTGATCATATTGCTGATATCAACCTAACATATAGCGATATCGCCCGCGAATATCTTCTTAGGGAAGGGCTGTCCCCTGATCGTGTTATTAAAACCGGGAGCCCCATGTTCGAGGTTTTGAATGAACAAAAGGTCAAAATCGAAGGATCGGAAGTATTAAAAAGGTTGAAATTGAACAAGAACAAATATTTTTTGGTTTCATCCCACAGGGAAGAGAATATCGGCAATCTCAAAAACTTCAACGGATTAATTGAATCACTCAATCTAATTGCCGAAAAATACAATTACCCGGTTATTGTATCGACCCACCCGAGAACTAGAAAAATGTTGGATTCAAAAAATGTAAAAACCCATCCCTTGATCCAATTTTTGAAGCCTTTGGGATTTTCTGATTATAACGCCCTTCAATGCAATTCTTTTGCAGTGTTGTCCGACAGTGGAACCATTTCAGAAGAATCATCTATCCTTAATTTTCATGCTTTGAACATACGAGAAGCGCACGAAAGGCCCGAAGCTATGGAAGAAGCTTCTGTTATGATGGTGGGATTGAATCCCGAACGCATTCTGCAAGGTCTGGCGGCATTGAAAATCCAAAAAAGAAATGGAGATCGCAATTTTCGTCAAGTTGACGATTATTCCATGCCGAATGTCAGTGAGAAAGTAGTTCGAATAATAATTTCGTACGTAGACTATATTAACCGAACCGTATGGTCCAAAGTCTAA
- a CDS encoding WecB/TagA/CpsF family glycosyltransferase, whose translation MVEEIEILGIKVHNYSFRESYELISKALNGGHRKVFHVGINAASVELAKKSNDYVRMVNSANLVNPDGISMLWASSFLGKPLKERVPATDLMSQVVTHCANSGIGIYLFGAEEDIVTKVRDKFNELSLNPVVVGYRNGYFSNEQIDEIVEDIADSNAKLLLIALPSPMKEEFVYNNFDKMGNLSVSMGVGGAFDVIASKVNRAPKWVQDIGFEWFYRMMQEPKRLWKRYLVGNTKFIFWVIREKFGATGH comes from the coding sequence ATGGTAGAAGAAATTGAAATTCTCGGTATCAAAGTTCACAACTATTCCTTCAGGGAATCTTATGAGCTCATCTCAAAGGCTTTGAATGGGGGCCACAGAAAGGTTTTTCATGTTGGCATAAATGCCGCCAGTGTTGAATTGGCAAAAAAAAGTAACGATTACGTGAGGATGGTCAACAGTGCCAACTTGGTTAACCCTGATGGTATATCCATGTTGTGGGCATCATCGTTTCTTGGGAAGCCTTTAAAAGAAAGGGTTCCTGCTACGGATTTAATGTCACAGGTAGTTACCCACTGCGCAAATAGCGGTATAGGAATTTATCTTTTTGGAGCGGAGGAAGATATTGTCACGAAGGTAAGGGATAAGTTTAACGAGTTATCTCTAAATCCCGTAGTTGTAGGATACAGAAATGGCTATTTTTCGAATGAACAAATTGATGAAATAGTCGAGGATATAGCCGATTCCAATGCAAAATTATTGTTGATTGCCCTCCCTTCTCCAATGAAAGAAGAATTTGTTTATAACAATTTTGATAAAATGGGAAACTTGAGCGTTTCTATGGGCGTTGGTGGCGCCTTCGATGTTATTGCATCAAAAGTCAATAGGGCGCCAAAATGGGTGCAGGATATTGGATTTGAATGGTTCTACAGGATGATGCAGGAACCTAAACGACTATGGAAAAGATATCTTGTAGGTAATACTAAATTTATCTTTTGGGTAATCCGTGAAAAGTTTGGCGCTACTGGTCATTAG
- a CDS encoding GDP-L-fucose synthase family protein, translating into MKKDSKIYVAGHRGLVGSAIIKNLEAKGFTNIIHRTHAQLDLTDTNAVASFFSQEKPEYVFLAAAKVGGIVANNTYRGEFIYANLMIQNNVVHQSYRNQVKKLMFLGSTCIYPKNCPQPMKENYLLTDVLEYTNEPYAIAKIAGIKLCESYNLQYGTNYISVMPTNLYGPNDNFDLEKSHVLPALIRKIHLGKALENGDWDGIEKDLNRLPIKGIDGSSSKASILNVLSEFGVTLEDNDTAKVEIWGSGKPMREFLWSEDMADACVFLMEQIDFTDTHPSDAKEIRNTHINIGTGTDISIADLAVLIKKTIGFKGEFFFDAEKPDGTVKKLTNVEKLNALGWKHSVNLEAGVRRMYDWYLGR; encoded by the coding sequence ATGAAGAAAGACTCAAAAATATATGTAGCCGGTCACCGCGGGTTGGTAGGCAGCGCCATTATCAAGAACCTCGAGGCAAAAGGGTTTACCAATATCATTCATAGAACACATGCGCAGCTCGATCTTACCGACACCAATGCCGTAGCCTCGTTTTTCAGCCAGGAAAAGCCGGAATATGTGTTCCTTGCGGCTGCCAAGGTGGGTGGTATCGTAGCGAATAATACCTATCGCGGTGAATTTATTTACGCTAACCTGATGATTCAGAATAACGTAGTGCATCAAAGCTACCGCAATCAGGTTAAAAAACTTATGTTCTTAGGAAGTACTTGTATTTATCCGAAGAATTGCCCGCAACCGATGAAAGAGAATTACCTTTTGACCGATGTGCTCGAATACACCAACGAGCCCTATGCCATTGCTAAAATTGCGGGAATTAAACTATGTGAAAGCTATAATTTACAGTACGGCACCAATTACATTTCAGTAATGCCTACAAACTTATACGGCCCAAACGATAATTTCGATTTGGAAAAGTCACATGTACTTCCGGCACTCATCCGAAAAATTCATCTCGGAAAGGCGCTGGAAAATGGCGACTGGGATGGTATCGAAAAAGACTTGAACCGTTTACCGATCAAAGGCATCGATGGAAGTTCCTCGAAAGCATCCATTCTGAATGTCCTATCCGAATTTGGGGTTACCTTGGAGGATAACGATACTGCCAAGGTTGAAATATGGGGCAGCGGAAAACCAATGCGGGAATTCCTATGGTCGGAGGACATGGCCGACGCCTGTGTCTTCTTAATGGAACAAATCGATTTCACGGATACTCATCCTTCCGATGCGAAGGAGATTAGAAATACCCATATCAATATAGGCACCGGAACGGACATCTCGATTGCCGATTTAGCGGTATTGATTAAAAAAACCATTGGTTTTAAGGGAGAATTCTTTTTTGATGCCGAAAAACCCGATGGTACGGTCAAAAAGTTGACCAATGTGGAAAAGTTGAATGCTTTGGGCTGGAAGCATTCCGTGAACTTGGAAGCTGGAGTTCGGAGGATGTACGACTGGTATTTGGGGCGATAG
- the gmd gene encoding GDP-mannose 4,6-dehydratase, whose translation MKKVALITGVTGQDGAYLSEFLLKKGYMVHGLKRRSSLFNTDRIDHIYQDPHIQDRNFVLHYGDMTDSTNLIRLIQEIQPDEIYNLAAMSHVQVSFEVPEYTGNADGLGTLRILDAVRLLGLTKKTRIYQASTSELYGKVQEVPQSETTPFYPRSPYAVAKMYAYWITVNYREAYGMYACNGILFNHESPIRGETFVTRKITRATSRIALGLQDKLYLGNLDAQRDWGHAKDYVRMMWMILQADEAEDWVIATGKTTPVREFVRMSFAEVGIELEFKGEGVEENAYIKSCSHPEYQLEIGKEVLSVDPKYFRPTEVELLIGDASKANNKLGWIPEYNLKDLVKDMMQSDLKLMQKDQYLQKGGYRTLNYFE comes from the coding sequence ATGAAAAAAGTAGCGTTGATAACAGGGGTAACGGGACAAGATGGGGCCTACCTTAGTGAGTTTCTCCTGAAAAAAGGATATATGGTTCACGGACTAAAACGCCGTTCATCCCTCTTCAACACCGACCGTATCGATCATATTTATCAAGATCCTCACATTCAGGACCGAAACTTCGTTTTACATTATGGTGATATGACCGATAGCACCAACTTGATACGTTTGATTCAAGAAATACAGCCAGACGAAATCTACAACCTTGCGGCAATGAGCCACGTGCAAGTATCTTTCGAGGTTCCCGAATACACCGGAAACGCTGATGGCTTGGGCACATTACGTATCCTGGATGCCGTTCGCCTATTGGGGTTGACCAAAAAAACTAGGATATATCAGGCCTCCACCTCGGAACTATACGGGAAAGTACAGGAAGTACCCCAGAGCGAAACCACTCCCTTTTATCCTCGTAGTCCGTATGCCGTTGCGAAGATGTATGCGTATTGGATAACCGTCAACTATCGCGAAGCCTATGGTATGTATGCTTGTAATGGTATCCTTTTCAATCATGAATCGCCGATTCGAGGGGAGACATTCGTCACAAGAAAAATTACTCGTGCTACCTCAAGAATAGCACTTGGCCTTCAAGACAAACTATACCTCGGTAATTTGGATGCGCAGCGTGACTGGGGCCATGCAAAGGATTATGTGCGTATGATGTGGATGATACTGCAGGCCGATGAGGCCGAAGATTGGGTAATTGCCACAGGAAAGACAACGCCCGTTCGGGAGTTCGTTCGGATGAGTTTTGCGGAAGTGGGCATCGAATTGGAATTTAAAGGTGAAGGCGTTGAAGAAAATGCCTATATCAAATCATGTAGCCATCCGGAATACCAATTGGAAATAGGGAAGGAAGTGCTCTCGGTAGACCCCAAATACTTTAGGCCTACGGAAGTAGAATTGCTTATCGGTGACGCATCAAAGGCCAATAATAAGCTGGGCTGGATTCCCGAATACAACTTAAAAGACTTGGTTAAGGATATGATGCAAAGCGACTTGAAATTGATGCAAAAAGACCAATACCTTCAAAAAGGTGGCTACCGCACGCTGAACTATTTTGAATAG
- a CDS encoding sensor histidine kinase, whose product MVSRYIYLQLIFRIVMLSVSALATGFFFFRDQYILSCLAFALLIGLTVSLIRYVNHTNRKIAYFFDAIKNEDFTLRFPEKLSVKSLEELNHSLNMLNAMIQDIHLKKQAQEQYYQEILKQADIGILTINSKGHILYANPTVQRLLNYSPLNHIKQFNQVDEKLYRLFEELAPFESRIFQLENEREKTQLALKSTSIQIDDQELLLVVVQDIHKELDEKETDSWVKLIRVLTHEIMNTITPITSISESILKYFKTTDTIPQIQLNEDHIQNTVKGLEVIKEQGGDLMEFVQSYRSFLSLPKPDKALVSVQKLLDKVLVLMDQEGQNDAIKFRILVEPADLELYIDEKQISQILINLIKNAQQSMNGDKMTLPAEREYFISITIGISETNGKKYIQITDNGPGIPPELIDEIFVPFFTTKNTGTGIGLSLSKQIMHLHGGTIRVHSVPYQETSFILVF is encoded by the coding sequence ATGGTAAGTAGATACATATATTTACAACTTATTTTCCGCATCGTGATGCTTTCGGTTTCGGCCTTGGCCACCGGATTTTTCTTTTTTCGAGACCAATACATTCTCTCCTGCTTGGCATTTGCGCTTCTAATTGGTTTAACCGTCTCCCTAATACGCTATGTGAATCACACCAACCGTAAAATCGCCTATTTTTTCGATGCTATTAAAAATGAGGATTTCACGCTTCGATTTCCTGAAAAACTGAGTGTAAAATCGTTGGAAGAGCTCAATCATAGCTTGAACATGCTCAATGCGATGATTCAGGACATCCACTTAAAAAAACAAGCCCAAGAGCAATACTACCAAGAGATTCTGAAACAGGCAGATATCGGTATTCTTACCATAAATTCTAAAGGGCATATCCTGTATGCCAATCCTACAGTGCAACGCCTTTTAAATTATAGTCCCTTAAACCATATCAAACAGTTTAATCAAGTTGATGAGAAATTGTATCGACTTTTTGAGGAGTTAGCCCCTTTCGAAAGCCGCATCTTTCAACTGGAAAACGAACGGGAGAAAACGCAATTGGCCTTAAAATCCACTTCTATTCAAATTGATGACCAAGAGTTATTATTAGTCGTTGTTCAGGACATTCATAAAGAACTGGACGAAAAGGAAACCGATTCTTGGGTAAAGCTTATTCGCGTGCTCACCCATGAAATTATGAATACGATTACCCCGATTACCTCCATTTCGGAGTCTATTCTCAAATATTTTAAGACGACGGACACGATTCCACAAATACAATTAAATGAAGACCACATTCAAAATACGGTCAAGGGATTGGAAGTCATCAAGGAACAGGGAGGGGATTTGATGGAATTCGTACAATCGTATCGTAGTTTTTTAAGCCTCCCTAAGCCCGACAAAGCATTGGTATCGGTCCAAAAACTTTTGGACAAGGTGCTGGTATTGATGGATCAAGAAGGTCAGAATGACGCCATTAAATTCCGAATATTGGTGGAGCCGGCAGACTTGGAACTGTATATTGACGAAAAACAGATTTCCCAAATTCTGATCAATCTCATCAAAAATGCACAGCAATCGATGAACGGGGATAAAATGACGCTTCCCGCTGAAAGGGAATATTTCATTTCGATCACGATTGGTATATCTGAAACCAACGGAAAAAAGTATATCCAGATCACCGATAATGGTCCCGGTATTCCCCCAGAGCTAATCGATGAAATTTTCGTGCCGTTCTTTACCACGAAGAACACCGGAACAGGGATCGGGCTGAGCTTGTCCAAACAGATTATGCATCTGCATGGTGGCACAATTCGAGTGCATTCCGTCCCATATCAAGAAACCTCGTTTATTTTGGTTTTTTGA
- a CDS encoding sigma-54-dependent transcriptional regulator: MLDAKILVIDDNKSVLSALEILLQFEYNTVTTISNPNQISSFPDLHQIDIVMLDMNFSAGVNTGNEGLFWLREIRKKAPAISVIMMTAYGAIDLAVEALKEGAADFILKPWNNDKLLATVRSAYELRKSQKEVHQLRQKESHLKQHINQSKNYIIGNSKALNTVLNLVGKVAKTNVNVLVTGENGTGKELIARELHKLSSRSNEVFIAVDMGSIAESLFESELFGHAKGAFTDAKEDRAGKFEAANGGTLFLDEIGNLSLQTQAKLLSAIQNKTIVRVGSNKPISVDIRLICATNENLDKMVVDGLFREDLLYRINTIRVEVPPLRERGNDILILADFYLNKFISKYGKQGLRINQAAQEKLMAYPWPGNIRELLHTIERAVILSESNVLKPEDFLLHVSKPISVDLGPETLEDMELLMITNALNQNDGNYSAAAEQLGISRQTLYNKMKKAGKQ, translated from the coding sequence ATGTTAGATGCTAAAATTCTTGTTATCGACGATAATAAAAGCGTGCTCAGCGCGCTTGAAATTTTGTTGCAATTCGAGTACAATACAGTGACTACCATTTCGAATCCGAATCAAATTTCCTCCTTTCCAGATTTGCATCAAATCGATATCGTAATGCTCGATATGAACTTTTCGGCAGGCGTGAATACCGGCAATGAAGGATTGTTCTGGCTACGGGAAATTAGAAAAAAAGCCCCTGCCATTTCGGTTATTATGATGACCGCCTACGGAGCAATAGATTTGGCGGTGGAAGCCTTAAAGGAAGGTGCAGCCGACTTTATCCTAAAACCATGGAATAACGACAAGTTGCTGGCCACGGTAAGATCGGCTTATGAACTGCGAAAATCGCAAAAGGAAGTACACCAACTGCGACAGAAAGAGAGTCATCTGAAACAGCACATCAATCAGAGTAAAAACTATATCATCGGTAATTCAAAAGCGCTCAATACGGTATTGAATCTCGTTGGAAAAGTGGCCAAAACAAATGTAAACGTATTGGTTACGGGCGAGAACGGAACTGGTAAAGAACTAATAGCACGGGAACTACATAAACTTTCGTCACGTAGTAACGAGGTCTTTATCGCCGTAGATATGGGTTCTATTGCTGAAAGTCTTTTCGAAAGCGAGCTTTTCGGGCATGCCAAAGGTGCTTTTACCGATGCCAAGGAAGATCGCGCGGGTAAATTCGAGGCCGCGAACGGAGGCACGCTGTTTTTGGATGAAATCGGAAACCTTTCCTTACAGACCCAAGCAAAACTGTTATCGGCAATCCAGAACAAAACGATAGTCCGAGTAGGTTCCAACAAGCCCATTTCAGTAGATATTCGGTTGATTTGTGCCACCAATGAAAATTTGGACAAGATGGTGGTCGACGGACTTTTTCGGGAAGACCTGTTGTATCGCATCAACACCATTCGGGTAGAGGTTCCCCCTTTGCGGGAAAGAGGCAATGATATTTTAATACTCGCTGATTTTTATCTGAACAAGTTTATCTCAAAATACGGGAAACAAGGTTTACGCATTAATCAGGCCGCACAGGAAAAACTGATGGCCTACCCCTGGCCCGGGAATATCAGGGAATTGCTGCATACTATTGAGAGGGCGGTAATTCTTTCCGAAAGCAATGTTCTAAAACCAGAAGACTTTTTATTGCATGTAAGCAAGCCGATTTCGGTTGACCTTGGCCCGGAAACACTGGAGGACATGGAGTTGCTAATGATTACCAATGCACTTAATCAGAACGACGGTAATTATAGCGCCGCAGCCGAGCAATTGGGCATTTCGCGACAAACGTTGTACAATAAAATGAAGAAAGCGGGGAAACAGTGA
- a CDS encoding TolC family protein produces the protein MIQKTNILLVFLLLLGTGLCAQERWTLDECVAHALEHNLQLNDFEYIEASGREDYRQSVRNLLPTVNAGSDYTVSSGRAEDPNTGTFVVQDFFSNNYSVQSNIDLFQGLQKINAIKASKFLYRATQEEVLQQKYLLAFRVMQAFNDIQFFEGLTAIAIEQVSVSKTNYQLVEKQIELGLMAGADLYEAKSALLTDELNLTQSENQLAAAKLSLIQEMNLENESNIEIISEITPRAEVEDMPRITSDSVYSKAREFLPLIKAQELRAKAAKKQVGVARGQLYPSLSLFAGVGTGYFETFRDSLGSTLPFRQQFRDNTSRFFGLSLTVPISNGWSARSRVKQSKIEKLRQENNLDLQEQVLFQTIQQLVQEYKALQVELGQSAQNVEAQRLAFAVAQKRYEKGLINGIELFTAKNLFASAQNENLQVRLRSEINKSTLDFYRGIEVFNIN, from the coding sequence ATGATTCAAAAAACCAACATACTACTTGTTTTTCTTTTGCTATTAGGCACGGGCCTTTGCGCTCAGGAACGGTGGACATTGGATGAATGCGTTGCCCATGCCCTAGAGCATAACCTACAGCTTAACGATTTTGAATATATTGAGGCGTCGGGTAGGGAAGACTACCGCCAATCGGTTCGTAACCTTCTACCTACCGTAAACGCTGGCTCCGATTACACCGTTAGTTCTGGTCGTGCGGAGGATCCCAATACTGGTACCTTTGTAGTGCAGGATTTTTTCTCGAACAATTATTCGGTACAATCCAATATCGATTTGTTTCAGGGATTGCAGAAAATCAATGCTATTAAAGCATCCAAATTCCTGTATCGGGCGACTCAGGAAGAAGTACTACAGCAAAAGTATCTTTTGGCCTTTCGTGTCATGCAGGCCTTCAACGACATTCAGTTTTTTGAAGGCTTGACCGCAATTGCGATAGAACAGGTATCCGTATCAAAGACAAATTACCAATTGGTAGAAAAGCAAATCGAGTTGGGGTTAATGGCAGGAGCTGATTTGTACGAGGCAAAATCGGCCTTATTGACCGACGAGCTGAATCTGACCCAAAGTGAAAACCAGTTGGCAGCAGCGAAATTGAGCTTGATTCAAGAAATGAATTTAGAGAATGAATCGAATATCGAGATTATTTCCGAAATCACGCCACGTGCCGAGGTCGAGGATATGCCTAGAATAACATCCGATTCTGTGTATTCCAAAGCACGCGAGTTTCTTCCTTTGATAAAAGCGCAGGAGTTAAGAGCAAAAGCAGCCAAAAAACAAGTGGGTGTGGCCAGAGGCCAATTATACCCTTCCTTATCGCTTTTTGCAGGTGTGGGCACGGGGTATTTTGAAACTTTTAGGGATAGTTTGGGAAGCACCTTGCCTTTTCGCCAACAGTTTAGGGACAATACCTCGCGATTTTTCGGATTGAGCCTCACCGTTCCCATTAGCAACGGGTGGTCGGCAAGGTCAAGGGTCAAACAGTCGAAAATCGAGAAACTTCGGCAGGAGAACAACCTCGACCTTCAGGAACAAGTGCTTTTTCAAACCATTCAACAATTGGTGCAGGAATACAAGGCGCTACAGGTAGAGCTAGGACAGAGCGCCCAGAATGTCGAGGCGCAGCGTCTGGCCTTCGCCGTTGCCCAAAAGCGGTATGAAAAGGGATTGATCAATGGAATTGAACTGTTTACGGCCAAAAATCTTTTTGCCAGTGCCCAAAATGAGAATTTACAGGTACGACTGCGTTCGGAAATCAATAAAAGTACTTTGGATTTTTATCGAGGAATAGAAGTGTTCAATATCAACTAA